One Paraburkholderia aromaticivorans genomic region harbors:
- a CDS encoding single-stranded DNA-binding protein has translation MIDGLVGGRLYGEAQIRTGQNGRRFVTCKVRAATNDGDTIFVNVIAFDDDVQTALLALSDADSVALSGTLTPKVWTDKNGLVKPAVDMVAHKILTAYEGRREADE, from the coding sequence ATGATCGATGGACTGGTGGGCGGGCGGTTGTACGGCGAGGCGCAGATTCGCACGGGGCAGAACGGCAGGCGTTTTGTGACCTGCAAAGTGCGCGCGGCCACCAACGACGGCGACACGATTTTCGTCAACGTAATCGCCTTCGACGACGACGTGCAAACCGCGCTGCTCGCGTTGAGCGACGCGGACAGTGTCGCGCTGAGCGGCACCTTGACGCCCAAGGTCTGGACCGACAAGAACGGGCTCGTCAAACCGGCCGTGGATATGGTCGCCCACAAGATACTGACGGCTTACGAAGGCCGCCGCGAAGCGGATGAATGA
- a CDS encoding LysR family transcriptional regulator: MDLKQLRYFVAVAEELHFGRAAKRLFISQPALSFDIRKFEEQLGVQLLARTNKTVSLTNAGQVLLGEARRLLLQANEAERMTVRSANGLAGRLRIGFVNSMLYRGMPQAVKRFEADYPGVEIVLKEMNTSEQVHAIQRMQIDMGCAHWGNFPTDVISTPIFSEPFLCCLPAAHPLARKRKVDLRALAQEPFILFPRTVSPHYHDLIIAQCVGAGFSPLIRHEARLWQTVVTMVGFGMGVALVPYTLRQMQDPRVCFLPLMSETLMSQVLLLRRSGDAEPVTDRFVEYLRDAGGEPPGTTHSSASRRPS, from the coding sequence GTGGACCTGAAGCAATTGCGCTATTTCGTGGCGGTCGCCGAGGAGCTGCATTTCGGCCGCGCGGCCAAGCGGCTGTTCATTTCGCAGCCGGCGCTCAGTTTCGACATTCGCAAATTCGAGGAGCAGCTCGGCGTGCAGTTACTCGCGCGCACCAACAAAACGGTGTCGCTGACCAATGCCGGCCAGGTGCTGCTCGGTGAAGCGCGCCGCCTCTTATTGCAGGCGAACGAGGCGGAACGCATGACGGTTCGCTCGGCGAATGGCCTCGCCGGCCGCTTGCGGATCGGCTTCGTGAATTCGATGCTGTATCGCGGTATGCCGCAGGCGGTGAAGCGCTTCGAGGCCGATTACCCCGGCGTCGAAATCGTCCTGAAGGAGATGAACACCAGCGAGCAGGTGCACGCGATCCAGCGCATGCAGATCGACATGGGCTGCGCGCATTGGGGCAATTTCCCGACCGACGTCATTTCCACGCCGATCTTTTCCGAGCCGTTCCTGTGCTGTCTACCCGCCGCTCATCCGCTGGCGCGCAAACGCAAGGTCGATCTGCGGGCGTTGGCGCAGGAGCCGTTCATTCTGTTTCCGCGCACCGTGTCGCCGCATTATCACGATCTGATCATCGCGCAGTGCGTGGGAGCGGGATTCAGTCCGTTGATTCGCCACGAGGCGCGCTTGTGGCAGACCGTCGTGACGATGGTCGGCTTCGGCATGGGCGTTGCGCTGGTGCCGTACACGTTGCGTCAGATGCAGGACCCGCGCGTCTGCTTTTTGCCGCTAATGAGCGAAACGCTGATGTCGCAAGTGCTGTTGTTGCGCCGGAGCGGCGACGCGGAGCCTGTAACGGACCGCTTCGTCGAGTATCTCAGGGATGCCGGCGGCGAGCCGCCGGGCACAACTCATTCATCCGCTTCGCGGCGGCCTTCGTAA
- a CDS encoding acyl-CoA dehydrogenase family protein produces the protein MSEITAQPAHGSSNIPDSRGINFFTSDPDFERLLKLHLGDTLFHELESQLVSLGQRASDELDVWALSADKNPPQLHHRTRRGEALQSIDKHPDYVALERVAYAELGLAAMSHETRDGKKSPPPLVKYALTFLFVQAEFGLCCPVSMTDSLTRTLRKFGAPELVARFLPMLASRDFDTLFQGAMFMTEQAAGSDVARIATRASLETDANGDETWRLYGDKWFCSNADADLAMVLARPDTAPAGINGLGLFLLPKTLPDGSRNSYRIVRLKDKLGSRSMASGEIVLEGAVAYLIGEVGRGFHQMADMINMSRLSNGVRAAGLMRRALTEALHIARNREAFGRKLIDMPLMQRQLLKMMLPAEQARSMFMRIALLLEPADAGDRQAAKCVRILTPLIKFRACRDARRVTGDAMEVRGGTGYIEEWSDARLVRDAHLGSIWEGTSNIVALDIARAAKRDGALEPLRTYLQDLLGAAGLPAASLALLRATLARACDALASVADSGRDEGVRQAGTALYHASTAVLMACEGVRLAPDYRRLALAHLVVRHKLLPFDPLALQTSSDESGVVDALVKGHKVTLEQALQLLPARSMQ, from the coding sequence ATGAGCGAAATCACCGCGCAGCCGGCACACGGCTCGTCCAATATTCCCGACAGCCGGGGCATCAATTTCTTCACCAGCGATCCCGACTTCGAGCGCCTGCTCAAGCTGCATCTCGGCGACACGCTGTTTCACGAACTCGAAAGCCAGCTCGTCTCGCTAGGCCAGCGCGCTTCCGACGAACTCGACGTGTGGGCGCTATCCGCCGACAAGAATCCGCCGCAATTGCACCATCGCACGCGGCGCGGCGAGGCGCTGCAAAGCATCGACAAGCATCCGGATTACGTCGCGCTGGAACGCGTGGCTTACGCGGAGTTGGGGCTTGCCGCGATGAGTCACGAGACTCGCGACGGCAAAAAATCGCCGCCGCCGCTCGTGAAATACGCGCTGACCTTCCTGTTCGTACAGGCGGAATTCGGTCTGTGCTGTCCCGTGAGCATGACTGATTCGCTCACGCGCACGCTGCGCAAATTCGGCGCGCCGGAACTGGTCGCACGTTTTCTGCCGATGCTCGCCTCGCGCGATTTCGACACGCTGTTTCAGGGCGCCATGTTCATGACGGAACAGGCGGCGGGCTCGGACGTCGCGCGCATTGCGACGCGCGCGTCGCTCGAAACCGATGCGAACGGTGACGAAACGTGGCGTCTGTATGGCGACAAATGGTTCTGCTCGAACGCCGACGCCGATCTCGCGATGGTGCTCGCGCGGCCGGACACGGCGCCTGCCGGCATCAACGGACTCGGACTGTTCCTGTTGCCGAAGACGCTGCCGGATGGCTCGCGCAACAGCTACCGGATCGTGCGTCTGAAGGACAAGCTCGGCAGCCGTTCAATGGCGAGCGGCGAGATCGTGCTGGAAGGCGCGGTCGCGTATCTGATCGGCGAAGTGGGGCGCGGTTTTCATCAGATGGCCGACATGATCAACATGTCGCGTCTGTCGAACGGCGTGCGCGCCGCGGGTTTGATGCGCCGCGCGCTGACCGAGGCGCTGCACATCGCCCGTAATCGCGAAGCGTTCGGCCGCAAGCTGATCGACATGCCGTTGATGCAGCGTCAATTGCTCAAGATGATGCTGCCCGCCGAGCAGGCGCGCTCGATGTTCATGCGCATTGCGCTGCTGCTGGAGCCGGCCGACGCCGGCGACCGGCAGGCGGCGAAATGCGTGCGCATCCTCACGCCGCTCATCAAGTTTCGTGCGTGCCGCGACGCGCGCCGCGTGACCGGTGACGCGATGGAAGTGCGCGGCGGCACTGGCTATATCGAAGAATGGAGCGACGCGCGTCTCGTGCGCGACGCGCATCTCGGCTCGATCTGGGAAGGCACCAGCAACATCGTCGCGCTCGACATCGCGCGGGCGGCGAAACGCGACGGCGCCCTGGAACCGTTGCGTACGTATCTGCAAGATCTGCTCGGCGCAGCGGGATTGCCGGCGGCCAGTCTCGCGTTGCTGCGCGCGACGCTCGCGCGGGCGTGCGATGCGCTGGCGAGCGTCGCGGATTCGGGCCGCGACGAAGGGGTTCGGCAAGCGGGCACCGCGTTGTATCACGCGAGCACCGCTGTGTTGATGGCTTGCGAGGGCGTACGTCTCGCGCCGGATTACCGGCGTCTTGCGCTCGCGCATCTAGTGGTGCGGCACAAGCTGTTGCCATTCGATCCGCTGGCATTGCAAACGTCTTCAGATGAAAGCGGTGTGGTCGATGCGCTGGTCAAAGGCCACAAGGTCACGCTCGAACAGGCGCTGCAACTGCTGCCGGCAAGGAGCATGCAATGA
- a CDS encoding CaiB/BaiF CoA transferase family protein, whose product MTAPLPNDGKQGALQGLKVIDLSRVLGGPYCTQALADHGAQVIKLEPPGGDETRGWGPPFYGDTAWYFAGVNRNKQGIAVDLSRDEGRAILWKLLEDADVLVENFKPGTLARWGMDYERDLRERFPKLIHCAVSGFGPDGPLGGLPGYDAAIQAMTGLMSVNGERDGPATRVGLPVVDMVTGLNALAGILLALAERAKSGRGQSIDIALYDCGVSLLHPHLPNYFGSGRTPQRSGNAHPNITPYDSYRTATAPIFLAVGNDRQFAKLCAHLGAPELADDPRYVDNRSRCAHREPLKAALESLLAAHECEPLAHALINAGVPCGPVQTVDVVARHPHTLHRGLVVEMGEYRGTASPIKLSRTPATYRSAPPSLGADTRDVLDALGIDATTQQRLLEAGVLRA is encoded by the coding sequence ATGACCGCACCGCTTCCGAACGATGGCAAGCAAGGCGCGTTGCAAGGCCTCAAGGTCATCGACCTGAGCCGCGTGCTCGGCGGTCCGTACTGCACACAGGCGCTCGCCGATCACGGCGCGCAGGTGATCAAGCTCGAACCGCCGGGCGGCGACGAAACGCGCGGCTGGGGGCCGCCGTTCTACGGCGACACCGCGTGGTACTTCGCGGGCGTGAATCGCAACAAGCAGGGCATCGCGGTCGATCTCTCACGCGACGAAGGCCGCGCGATCCTGTGGAAGCTGTTGGAAGACGCCGACGTGCTGGTCGAAAACTTCAAACCCGGCACGCTTGCGCGCTGGGGCATGGACTACGAGCGCGATCTGCGCGAGCGTTTCCCGAAGCTGATTCATTGCGCCGTGTCGGGCTTCGGTCCCGATGGTCCACTCGGCGGCTTGCCCGGTTACGACGCCGCGATTCAGGCGATGACCGGCCTGATGAGCGTGAACGGCGAGCGCGACGGACCTGCCACCCGAGTCGGCTTGCCGGTCGTCGACATGGTCACCGGACTGAACGCGCTCGCCGGCATTCTGCTCGCGCTCGCCGAGCGCGCGAAGAGCGGCCGTGGCCAGTCGATCGATATCGCGTTGTACGACTGCGGCGTCTCGCTGCTGCATCCGCATCTGCCCAACTATTTTGGTTCGGGCCGCACGCCGCAACGCAGCGGCAACGCGCATCCCAACATCACGCCGTACGACAGCTATCGCACCGCGACCGCGCCGATCTTTCTCGCGGTGGGCAACGACCGGCAGTTCGCGAAACTGTGCGCGCATCTCGGCGCGCCCGAACTCGCCGACGATCCGCGTTACGTCGACAACCGCAGCCGCTGCGCGCATCGCGAGCCGCTGAAGGCCGCGCTCGAAAGCCTGCTCGCGGCGCACGAGTGCGAGCCGCTCGCGCATGCGCTCATCAACGCGGGCGTGCCGTGCGGACCGGTGCAAACCGTTGATGTCGTGGCGCGCCATCCGCATACCTTGCATCGCGGCCTGGTGGTCGAGATGGGCGAGTATCGCGGCACCGCGTCGCCGATCAAGTTGTCGCGCACGCCGGCCACATATCGCAGCGCGCCACCGTCGCTCGGCGCCGACACGCGCGACGTGCTCGACGCATTGGGCATCGACGCCACCACCCAGCAGCGTCTATTGGAAGCGGGTGTGCTCAGAGCTTAA